One part of the Terrimicrobium sacchariphilum genome encodes these proteins:
- a CDS encoding DUF1254 domain-containing protein: protein MKTLVSKVVVSAVLCAAAFQGCDRKPDAVATAEAADQKAGIAVPDLAEVKAIAEEGFIYGLPLVMCYTAAYEFWVDKDSGQYKSPIGQLFNEHRVFTYQDTSVVTPNSDTPYSFACLDLRAEPYVISVPDVEKDRYYSVQLCDWNTFNYGYIGSRATGNEAGDFLVVGPQWKGEVPAGIKKVFQSSSDFTIALFRTQLFNADDMPNVIKVQDGYRVQPLSSYLKTPAPAAALALEFPKANAELAKTNFFEYLDFVLQFAPAGPGEEEVRARLARIGVGPGKTFDFKSLSPEHKAAVLLGMAEGQRKVDERVKTLGKTINGWNIGSAFGDRAFYNGDWLLRAAAAKAGIFGNDAVEAMYPMCRTTATGETLDTASHNYTLTFPAGQLPPINAFWSVTMYDGKSQLLIKNPLNRYLINSPMLPSLKTDADGSLTIYIQKDSPGADKESNWLPAPDGTAYIVMRLYWPKTEQPSILPPGQGEWHPPGIVQNP, encoded by the coding sequence ATGAAAACTTTAGTTTCCAAGGTGGTTGTAAGCGCCGTGCTATGTGCCGCTGCGTTTCAGGGATGTGATCGGAAGCCGGATGCGGTTGCGACCGCCGAGGCTGCGGATCAGAAGGCGGGGATCGCTGTGCCCGACCTCGCCGAGGTCAAGGCGATTGCCGAGGAGGGCTTCATTTACGGCCTGCCCCTCGTCATGTGTTACACGGCGGCTTATGAGTTCTGGGTCGACAAGGATTCCGGTCAGTACAAGAGCCCCATCGGCCAGCTCTTTAACGAGCATCGTGTTTTCACCTATCAGGACACCTCGGTGGTGACTCCGAATAGCGATACGCCGTATTCCTTTGCCTGCCTCGATCTCCGCGCCGAGCCCTATGTGATTTCGGTCCCCGATGTGGAGAAAGATCGCTACTACTCGGTGCAGCTCTGCGACTGGAATACCTTCAACTACGGCTACATCGGCAGTCGTGCGACAGGCAACGAGGCCGGGGATTTCCTCGTGGTCGGTCCGCAGTGGAAAGGCGAGGTGCCTGCCGGGATCAAGAAGGTGTTTCAATCCAGCTCGGATTTCACGATCGCCCTCTTCCGCACGCAGCTCTTCAACGCCGACGACATGCCCAATGTCATCAAGGTCCAGGACGGCTACCGCGTGCAGCCGCTGTCTTCCTACCTGAAGACTCCGGCTCCCGCGGCGGCGCTCGCCCTGGAGTTTCCGAAGGCTAATGCGGAACTCGCGAAGACGAACTTCTTTGAGTATCTCGACTTCGTCCTGCAGTTCGCCCCGGCTGGTCCGGGCGAGGAAGAGGTTCGAGCCAGGCTCGCCCGCATCGGCGTCGGCCCGGGCAAGACCTTTGATTTCAAGTCTCTCTCGCCGGAGCACAAGGCTGCCGTCCTTCTCGGCATGGCGGAGGGCCAGCGCAAGGTCGACGAACGCGTGAAGACTCTCGGCAAGACGATCAACGGGTGGAATATTGGCTCGGCCTTTGGCGATCGCGCCTTTTACAACGGCGACTGGCTTCTCCGCGCCGCGGCGGCCAAGGCGGGTATCTTCGGCAACGACGCTGTTGAGGCGATGTATCCCATGTGCCGCACCACGGCGACGGGCGAGACTCTCGACACAGCCAGTCACAACTACACGCTCACCTTCCCGGCGGGCCAGTTGCCGCCGATCAATGCCTTTTGGTCCGTCACGATGTATGACGGAAAGTCGCAGCTGCTGATCAAGAACCCGCTCAACCGCTATCTGATCAACTCGCCCATGCTGCCCAGCCTGAAGACCGACGCGGACGGCTCCCTCACGATCTACATCCAGAAGGACAGCCCTGGCGCGGACAAGGAAAGCAACTGGCTCCCCGCGCCGGACGGCACCGCCTACATCGTGATGCGTCTTTACTGGCCCAAGACGGAGCAGCCCTCCATCCTTCCGCCGGGGCAGGGTGAATGGCATCCGCCGGGAATCGTTCAGAATCCTTAG
- a CDS encoding outer membrane protein, translating into MNKSFWGIQAILPTCLILGCSALVAGEVPAPAAAEPTKHSFLEPVSDFVRDDVLHPVHPFEMVPGKDPNGWSFLIEPYIWAPNASGLTGFSGLPALQVNASNRTILENLKWGIMGNAEVRKGRWGLMAGGMYMELESSANLGGNLYKSGTVSLDQGVASLALAYRIIDDYRGFLDFYAGARYYYLGMSASLTTDSSGIQAVSDDITDAVAARINTRVEDAVQAIRDQVIAAIDAKKDALLAEIASNVNADLKRRLFRRAAMNDISNRADGDLARSGVDISKLDLLRNFNQGTRGAIAEYVRAVVARDVAVARGEVTSAIDSRVAAAKAKVSKELAQDIENSLPTSASNDQWWVDPILGFRGQVNFTRWLYLHAQADVGGFGAGSQIAWNIMAGLGVNFTRNVFAEVGYRYMYIDYTNSDFFYLMNFYGIYSSIGLKF; encoded by the coding sequence ATGAATAAGTCTTTTTGGGGAATTCAGGCTATCCTTCCGACTTGCCTGATTTTGGGGTGTTCCGCACTGGTTGCGGGCGAGGTTCCTGCGCCTGCCGCGGCAGAACCGACAAAGCATTCTTTTCTCGAGCCGGTCAGCGACTTCGTCCGCGACGACGTTCTGCATCCGGTCCATCCGTTTGAAATGGTTCCGGGCAAGGACCCCAATGGCTGGAGCTTTCTCATTGAGCCGTATATCTGGGCGCCCAACGCCTCGGGTCTGACCGGGTTCAGCGGGCTTCCCGCCCTCCAGGTCAATGCGAGCAACCGCACCATCCTGGAGAACCTCAAGTGGGGCATCATGGGCAATGCCGAGGTGCGCAAGGGGCGCTGGGGCCTCATGGCGGGCGGTATGTACATGGAGCTGGAGAGCTCGGCTAATCTCGGCGGCAATCTCTATAAATCCGGCACGGTCAGCCTCGATCAGGGCGTCGCCTCCCTCGCTCTGGCCTACCGGATCATCGACGACTACCGCGGCTTTCTCGATTTCTATGCCGGTGCTCGTTATTATTATCTCGGCATGTCGGCTTCACTGACGACGGATTCCTCTGGCATTCAGGCTGTCAGTGATGACATCACCGATGCCGTCGCAGCGCGTATTAACACTCGGGTCGAGGATGCCGTGCAAGCGATCCGCGACCAGGTGATTGCGGCCATCGATGCGAAAAAAGACGCCTTGCTCGCGGAGATCGCTTCCAATGTGAACGCCGATCTGAAGCGCCGCCTCTTTCGTCGCGCCGCCATGAATGACATTTCCAACCGCGCCGATGGCGACCTGGCTCGCTCTGGCGTCGACATTTCCAAGCTGGACCTTTTGCGGAACTTTAACCAGGGAACCCGTGGAGCCATCGCCGAGTACGTGCGGGCTGTGGTTGCCCGCGATGTCGCCGTCGCCCGCGGCGAGGTCACGTCCGCTATCGATAGTCGCGTGGCTGCGGCGAAGGCCAAGGTCTCCAAGGAGCTCGCGCAGGATATCGAGAATTCCCTGCCGACCTCGGCGTCAAACGACCAATGGTGGGTCGACCCGATCCTCGGTTTCCGCGGGCAGGTGAACTTTACACGCTGGCTTTACCTGCATGCGCAGGCGGATGTCGGCGGCTTTGGCGCCGGCTCGCAGATTGCGTGGAATATCATGGCGGGTCTCGGCGTCAACTTCACCCGCAATGTCTTTGCCGAGGTGGGCTATCGCTACATGTACATCGACTACACGAATAGCGACTTCTTTTACCTGATGAACTTCTACGGCATCTACTCGTCGATCGGCCTGAAGTTCTAG
- a CDS encoding class I SAM-dependent methyltransferase produces the protein MSDSTTFPSTPQSESITTRNRVFYDQLWSGAKLIRPQSFHTWKMFSGMAREAGRRLEIGPGLRPRLPLEGTDFFDLSSEAVRQLRRAGGSARTGSASDPLPYEDATFGLVCALDIVEHVEDDHAVLSEIARVAAPGARLIISAPLHADRWIPFDDLVGHCRRYDPDVFFAMLESNGFTIEESAGYGMQPKSSRLLDFGMRFLAWRPREGMWWYNNIFMPIGLMFQSELKFAPGTEHTRNLDEVLLICRKTG, from the coding sequence GTGTCCGACTCCACAACATTTCCCAGCACGCCCCAAAGCGAGTCGATCACGACCCGGAACCGTGTTTTTTACGACCAGCTCTGGTCGGGCGCAAAACTGATACGGCCCCAGTCCTTCCATACCTGGAAGATGTTCTCCGGGATGGCCCGGGAGGCTGGGAGGCGGCTCGAAATCGGGCCAGGACTGCGGCCCAGGCTGCCGCTGGAGGGAACGGATTTCTTTGACCTGAGCAGCGAGGCGGTCCGCCAACTGCGCAGGGCTGGAGGCAGTGCACGCACCGGCAGCGCCTCCGATCCGCTGCCGTACGAGGATGCCACCTTCGGCCTGGTCTGCGCCCTCGATATCGTGGAACACGTGGAGGACGATCACGCGGTGCTCTCCGAGATCGCGCGCGTCGCTGCTCCCGGAGCGCGGCTCATCATCTCGGCCCCACTCCATGCCGACCGATGGATACCTTTCGACGATCTGGTGGGGCATTGCCGCCGCTATGACCCGGACGTTTTTTTCGCCATGCTGGAGAGCAATGGCTTCACCATCGAGGAAAGCGCTGGCTACGGCATGCAGCCCAAGTCCTCGCGCCTGCTGGATTTTGGCATGCGCTTCCTCGCCTGGAGGCCGCGCGAGGGCATGTGGTGGTATAACAACATCTTCATGCCCATCGGGCTCATGTTCCAAAGTGAACTCAAGTTCGCCCCGGGAACAGAGCATACGCGTAACCTCGACGAGGTACTTCTGATCTGCCGCAAGACGGGCTAG
- a CDS encoding histidine phosphatase family protein has protein sequence MKQRCAVFLVVLLVFGGLAQAQTEVQKLVFVRHGERPPGGHGQIMEQGLLRSLALPDVLIGKFGKPAYIFAPSPLAKVKELDTGLHYYYLRPLATIEPTAIRCGLPVNVRIGYTDIGALRRELSKPKYWNSTVFVAWEHLEICKVVREFLKKYGGNPNEVPTWSNTDYDSIFVLTITRQQGKVVSIAFAHEHEGLNGLKPSQVKLIVSPSR, from the coding sequence ATGAAGCAAAGGTGCGCGGTGTTTCTGGTGGTACTTCTCGTCTTTGGCGGACTGGCCCAGGCGCAGACGGAGGTGCAAAAGCTGGTCTTCGTACGTCATGGCGAACGCCCTCCCGGTGGTCACGGCCAGATCATGGAACAGGGGCTGCTGCGCTCGCTCGCCCTGCCGGATGTGCTGATCGGGAAATTTGGCAAACCAGCCTACATCTTTGCCCCCTCGCCGCTCGCCAAGGTGAAGGAACTCGACACCGGGCTGCATTACTATTACCTGCGACCGCTCGCCACCATCGAACCGACGGCCATCCGCTGCGGCCTGCCGGTCAACGTCCGCATCGGGTATACGGATATCGGTGCCCTGCGCCGGGAGCTGAGCAAGCCGAAATACTGGAACTCCACGGTCTTCGTCGCCTGGGAGCACCTTGAAATCTGCAAAGTTGTGCGCGAGTTTCTCAAGAAATACGGAGGCAATCCCAACGAGGTCCCCACGTGGAGCAACACCGACTACGACAGCATTTTTGTCCTTACGATCACCCGCCAGCAGGGCAAGGTGGTCTCAATCGCGTTCGCCCACGAGCACGAGGGATTGAACGGCCTGAAGCCCTCGCAGGTGAAACTGATCGTTTCTCCGTCGAGGTAA
- a CDS encoding cupin domain-containing protein, which translates to MMTRNYKFRPAVAMKLCLSRVALAVSLTIFASANAAEPEGYKAAVKVTPLLLTETTEAGQPIVYPQVKDPEVRAVTVVIPPGVETGWHVHPFPCYAYILSGELEVEFEGGVKKQFHAGQAIAEAVNVLHNGRNPGKEDAKLVMFVTGEKGLPFTIKKQADAAK; encoded by the coding sequence ATGATGACCCGAAATTATAAATTCCGGCCCGCTGTGGCGATGAAACTCTGCCTTTCCCGAGTAGCGCTGGCGGTTTCACTGACCATATTTGCATCCGCAAACGCCGCCGAACCCGAGGGCTACAAGGCCGCGGTGAAGGTGACTCCCCTCCTCCTCACCGAGACGACCGAGGCCGGGCAGCCGATCGTTTATCCGCAGGTCAAGGACCCCGAGGTGCGCGCGGTCACGGTGGTCATTCCGCCCGGGGTCGAGACCGGCTGGCACGTGCATCCCTTTCCCTGCTACGCCTATATCCTGAGCGGCGAGCTGGAGGTGGAATTTGAGGGCGGCGTGAAGAAGCAGTTCCACGCTGGCCAGGCCATCGCCGAGGCGGTCAATGTCCTGCACAACGGACGCAACCCCGGCAAGGAGGATGCAAAGCTCGTCATGTTCGTAACCGGGGAGAAAGGTCTGCCCTTTACCATTAAGAAGCAGGCTGATGCTGCGAAATAA
- the hrpB gene encoding ATP-dependent helicase HrpB produces MNDSLPIYDLDEEIVSALQEGNRLILQAPTGSGKSTQVPQILLDGGILGQGRCVVLQPRRLAARMLAKRVAEERDVQLGGEVGYQIRLDNVSSRDTRILFVTEGILLRNMLADPTLAGVSTIIFDEFHERHLYGDISLARALDLQETTRPDLKIVVMSATLQSAQLAEYLGKCETLTSEGRTYPVEIEYLRHDPREDPPWELAAEAVAENFDSTEGDILVFMPGSYEIQRTIREITHRLRSGAVVLPLHGELPANEQDKAVARTSQRKVIVSTNVAETSLTIDGVTLVVDSGLARVARYDPNRGINTLLIEKISRASADQRAGRAGRTAPGVCIRLWTERDHGIRAASELPEIKRLDMAETVLSLKAVGITDLSRFRWIDKPEEKALTRAEQLLSDLGALDEEGGITPVGRRMLNFPVHPRYARMFLAAQDLGCVRAAALIAALTQSRNLLLRADRRVEEERAEIFGHGISDFLILIRAYSYAQRHDFRMDACRPLAIHGEAARQVKKLFEQFLDIARAEKLEIGEGGAPDESIARCVLAGFADQVARRKSGGTLVCDIVHGRRGQLARASVAQNSRLVVAAEINEIEGRGGDAQVILSQVTEIEEAWLREMFPTHFQERIQHIFDNSQNRVVVRREKVYRDLVIELQDRDADPSPAASACLAAVVLDGDLRLNQWDDAVDQWLERVNFLAAAAPDFGLPTMGETERQLIVHMACEDATSYREIKDRPILPLARSLLTHEQQRLVDKHAPERLELPGGRRAKITYAQNADPVLGARIQDLYGVTEDIKIAGGRVPVTIQVLAPNHRPVQITKSLKTFWAESYPKLKQELQRKYPKHEWR; encoded by the coding sequence GTGAACGATTCGCTACCCATCTACGATCTGGACGAGGAAATCGTCTCCGCCCTGCAAGAGGGCAACCGACTCATCCTCCAGGCCCCGACCGGCTCGGGCAAGTCGACCCAGGTGCCGCAAATCCTCCTAGACGGGGGCATCCTGGGGCAAGGGCGCTGCGTCGTCCTCCAGCCCCGCCGTCTTGCCGCCCGCATGCTGGCCAAGCGCGTCGCGGAGGAACGCGACGTGCAGCTCGGCGGCGAGGTGGGCTACCAGATCCGCCTCGACAACGTCTCGTCGCGCGACACCCGCATCCTCTTCGTCACCGAGGGCATCCTGCTCCGCAACATGCTGGCCGACCCGACGTTGGCGGGGGTTTCGACCATCATCTTCGACGAATTTCACGAGCGCCACCTCTACGGCGACATCAGCCTCGCCCGTGCCCTCGACCTCCAGGAGACCACCCGGCCCGACCTGAAGATCGTGGTCATGTCGGCCACGCTCCAGAGCGCACAACTGGCGGAATATCTCGGCAAGTGCGAGACGCTGACCTCCGAGGGCCGCACGTATCCGGTGGAAATCGAGTACCTGCGCCACGACCCGCGCGAAGATCCCCCATGGGAACTCGCCGCCGAGGCGGTGGCGGAGAACTTTGACAGCACCGAGGGCGACATCCTGGTCTTCATGCCGGGTTCGTACGAAATCCAGCGCACCATTCGCGAGATCACCCACCGCCTGCGGTCGGGCGCAGTCGTATTGCCCCTGCATGGCGAACTCCCGGCCAACGAGCAGGACAAGGCGGTCGCGCGCACTTCCCAGCGCAAGGTGATCGTCTCCACCAACGTGGCGGAAACCTCGCTGACCATCGACGGCGTGACGCTGGTGGTGGACTCGGGCCTCGCCCGCGTGGCTCGCTACGACCCCAATCGCGGCATCAACACGCTCCTCATCGAGAAGATCAGCCGCGCGTCAGCCGACCAGCGGGCGGGACGTGCGGGGCGCACGGCACCGGGCGTGTGCATTCGCCTCTGGACCGAGCGCGACCATGGCATCCGGGCGGCGAGCGAGCTGCCCGAGATCAAGCGCCTCGACATGGCCGAGACCGTGCTTTCGCTCAAGGCCGTCGGCATTACCGACCTGAGCCGGTTCCGCTGGATCGACAAGCCGGAAGAAAAGGCGCTCACCCGCGCCGAGCAGTTGCTCTCCGATCTCGGGGCGCTCGACGAGGAAGGCGGCATCACGCCGGTGGGGCGGCGCATGCTCAATTTCCCCGTCCATCCGCGCTACGCCCGCATGTTTCTCGCGGCGCAGGATCTCGGATGCGTGCGCGCCGCCGCGCTCATCGCGGCGCTGACCCAGTCGCGCAATCTGCTCCTGCGCGCCGACCGCCGCGTGGAGGAGGAACGGGCGGAAATCTTCGGCCACGGCATCTCGGATTTCCTCATCCTCATCCGCGCCTACTCCTATGCGCAGCGGCATGATTTCCGCATGGACGCCTGCCGACCGCTGGCCATTCACGGCGAGGCGGCCCGGCAGGTAAAGAAGCTCTTTGAGCAGTTCCTCGACATCGCGCGGGCGGAAAAACTCGAGATCGGCGAGGGAGGCGCGCCGGATGAATCCATCGCGCGCTGCGTGCTGGCCGGGTTTGCCGACCAGGTGGCACGCCGCAAGAGCGGAGGCACGCTGGTTTGCGACATCGTCCATGGACGACGCGGCCAGCTCGCCCGAGCCAGCGTGGCGCAAAACAGCCGCCTCGTCGTGGCGGCGGAGATCAACGAGATCGAAGGCCGGGGCGGCGACGCCCAGGTGATCCTTTCGCAGGTCACGGAGATCGAGGAGGCGTGGCTGCGCGAGATGTTCCCAACGCACTTCCAGGAGCGCATCCAGCATATCTTTGACAATTCGCAAAACCGCGTCGTCGTGCGCCGCGAGAAAGTCTATCGCGACCTTGTGATCGAGTTGCAGGACCGCGACGCCGATCCGTCCCCCGCCGCCTCCGCCTGCCTCGCCGCCGTGGTGCTCGATGGCGATCTGCGGCTGAACCAATGGGATGACGCGGTCGACCAGTGGCTGGAGCGGGTGAACTTCCTCGCCGCCGCTGCGCCGGACTTCGGCTTGCCCACCATGGGCGAAACCGAACGCCAGCTCATCGTGCACATGGCCTGCGAGGACGCGACGAGCTACCGCGAGATCAAGGATCGCCCGATCCTGCCCCTCGCCCGTTCACTCCTCACCCACGAGCAGCAGCGACTCGTCGACAAGCACGCGCCCGAGCGGCTCGAGCTTCCCGGCGGACGCCGCGCCAAGATCACCTACGCGCAGAATGCCGATCCCGTGCTCGGCGCGCGCATCCAGGATCTTTACGGCGTTACCGAAGACATCAAGATCGCGGGAGGCCGCGTCCCGGTCACGATCCAGGTCCTCGCGCCCAACCACCGCCCGGTGCAGATCACCAAAAGCCTGAAGACCTTCTGGGCGGAATCCTACCCGAAGCTAAAGCAGGAGCTTCAGCGCAAGTATCCTAAGCATGAGTGGCGTTGA